The sequence GGCTGAGGATGTCGCGCCCCAGCGAGTCGGTGCCCAGGAGGTGCGCGGGGCCGGGCGGCGCCAGCCGCACCGCCAGGTCCTGCTCGGTCGGCCCGTAGGGCGCCAGGACGCCAGCCGCCAGCGCCAGGAAGACGTAGACCAGGACGACGGCTGCCCCGGCCGCCGTCAGCGGACTGCGCAGGAGCTTCGCGAGGAGCGCCGGTCGCCCCGGTGCTCGGGCTCCGGTCGAGGGGGCCTCCGGCACGACCTCGCCGGAAGGCGCCCGCGTCCCCGCGACCGCCCAGGAAGGCTCCGTGCCCGGACGTTCTGCCCCGATGACGCTCACCCCCTAACCGCCGCCCTACTCGTAGCGGATGCGCGGGTCCAGCACCCCGTAGCCCAGGTCGACCAGGAGGTTGACCAGCGCGTAGACCACCGCCGCCAGAAGGGTCACGCCCATCACGGCGGGCAGGTCCACGTTGAGCATGGAGTTGGTCACGTACCAGCCGAGGCCCGGCCAGGAGAAGATGGTCTCGGTCAGCACCGCCCCGCCGAGGAGGCTCCCGAAGGAGAGCCCCGTCACCGTCAGCACGGGAATGAGGGCGTTCCGGAGGGCGTGGACGAGGACCACCGCCGCCTCGCTCAGCCCCTTGGCACGGGCCGTGCGCACGAACTCCTGGCCGAGCACCTCCAGCATGCTGCCGCGGGTCTGGCGGGCGATGACACCGGTGGTGTAGTAGCCGAGGGTCAGCGCCGGGAGGACGATGTGGGCCAGGGCCGAGCGGAAGGCGGCCCCGTCGCCGCTCAGCAGGCTGTCCAGGAGATAGAGACCGGTCAGGCGGGGCGGCGGGGCGATCAGGTCGTCCAGCCTCCCCGGTCCCGGGAGCCAGCCCAGCCGGTAGTAGAAGATCCCGAGCAGGAGC comes from Bacillota bacterium and encodes:
- a CDS encoding ABC transporter permease, with product MPLARFVVRRLAFTALVLFGVSVITFFLSHVVPVDPVVAVLGEHARPEQIANLRRQWGFDRPLHEQYVLYVEHLVRGDLGVSLRTRRPVLHDLEQYFPATLELALAAMLVALLLGLPSGIVSAVYRDRWPDQLTRVAALAGVSVPVFWLGLLLLGIFYYRLGWLPGPGRLDDLIAPPPRLTGLYLLDSLLSGDGAAFRSALAHIVLPALTLGYYTTGVIARQTRGSMLEVLGQEFVRTARAKGLSEAAVVLVHALRNALIPVLTVTGLSFGSLLGGAVLTETIFSWPGLGWYVTNSMLNVDLPAVMGVTLLAAVVYALVNLLVDLGYGVLDPRIRYE